Part of the Terriglobia bacterium genome is shown below.
GCCCGGCGAGGTCGCCCCCGTGGAAGGTCCCCTTTTGCGCCGGGTCGACGTGGACGTCGTTCGAGGGGTCGCCGTCCGCGAAGCGGTCGAGCAGGGCGAAGTACAGGACGGCGTCGGACCAGTCCTTCTGCGGGGCGACGACGACCGCCGGCGCCTCGGGAGCGGCGACGGCCGCCGGCGGGGCGATCTTCGCGGGGGCCCGGACCCCCGCGCACCCCCACGGCGCGACGGCGAGGAGGAGGAACCAGCCGACGAGGGTCGCCGCCGCGGTGAACACGGCGGCGGAACGTCGGGCGTTGCGGACCGGGGGCACGCTCATGTTCCTCCCCTCCGAGTCCCGTCGGAAGGGGAGTCTACCCCAAACCCGCATCGAACCGGATCGGTCAGGAAACCGGGAGCGGAGCGCCCCGCCGCAGGATCATCGGGGTCGGGATTACACTCTCGCCGGGCGCCTCCCCGCCGCCGCTCCGCGTCGGGAACGCTCGCCCGCGAGGAGGGGAGACGGTCACCCGGGACGGTCCTTTCATCGTGACCGTGGAGCCCGATCGCGCCGGGCTTCGCTACGGCGCGCTGGTCGCGGGGACCGTGCTCCTCCGCGCGATCCTCGCGGCGCTCCTGCCGCTCTCCGGCGACGAGGCCTACTACTGGGATTGCTCCCGGCACCTCGACTGGAGCTATTTCGACATGCCGCCGCTGACGATCTGGGGGATCGCCGCCGGCCGCGCCCTCTTCGGCGAGACGGCCCTCGCCGTCCGGTTCCCGGCGCTGGTATCGGGAGGGCTCACCGGCTTCTTCCTGTACCGCCTGATCCGGAGCTTGGGCGGCGGCGCGCGCGACGCCGCGAGGGCCTGGCTCGTCGTCACCGCGATGCCGCTCTTCCTCGTCGGCTTCTTCTACGCGTCCACCGACGCGGTCCTGGGTGCCGCCTACGTGGCGGCCGTCTGGGCAGCGGTCGCGATCGCGCAGGGGGACCGGTGGGGATGGTGGGGGTTCGCCGTCGCCTGCGGGCTCGGTTTCCTGGGGAAGTTCCCGGTCGTGCTCGCGGCGGGCGCGTGGGTCGGGGCGATGACCTCGCGGCGGGCGCGAGCCGACCTCACGACGCCGACGCCGTATCTCGCGGCGCTCCTCTCGCTCGCGCTCACGTCCCCGGTCTGGATCTGGGCGGCAGCGCACGGCGGGGACAATCTCGCGTTCCAGCTCGCCGGGAGGCACGCGCCGAAGCCGCTCGGGCTCTCGTACCTCGCTAGGTTCGCGATCGGGAGCCTCCTCGTGGCTTCGCCTCCGATCCTGGCGGCCCTCGCGGTGGCGTGGTGGCGCGCCGCGCGGCGGAGCGACCCCGCGTGGCGGGCGGTGGCCTGGGGGGCCGCGGCGCCCTTCGTGCTCTTCGGCGCGGTCGCGCTCAAGGAAGAAGTCGGCGCGCACTGGGGCGGACCCGGCCTCCTCGCCGCGGCCGCGGCCCTGGCGCTCTCGCGATTCCGCTGGCGCGGCGCGCTCGAGATCGCGGGGGCTGCGATCGGCGTCGCGTTCGTCGCGCTCCTGCTGTCCGTCGCCGTCCTTCCCGAGCCTTGGATCCGCGCCGAGTGGCGATGGACGGCGGGCGCCGCAGGAGGAGGGACCGCCAAGCTCGCGCCGCTCTTGGGGGACGGGGAGATCGCCCGCGAGGTCGA
Proteins encoded:
- a CDS encoding glycosyltransferase family 39 protein is translated as MTVEPDRAGLRYGALVAGTVLLRAILAALLPLSGDEAYYWDCSRHLDWSYFDMPPLTIWGIAAGRALFGETALAVRFPALVSGGLTGFFLYRLIRSLGGGARDAARAWLVVTAMPLFLVGFFYASTDAVLGAAYVAAVWAAVAIAQGDRWGWWGFAVACGLGFLGKFPVVLAAGAWVGAMTSRRARADLTTPTPYLAALLSLALTSPVWIWAAAHGGDNLAFQLAGRHAPKPLGLSYLARFAIGSLLVASPPILAALAVAWWRAARRSDPAWRAVAWGAAAPFVLFGAVALKEEVGAHWGGPGLLAAAAALALSRFRWRGALEIAGAAIGVAFVALLLSVAVLPEPWIRAEWRWTAGAAGGGTAKLAPLLGDGEIAREVERRLGRGELAASASYSDVHQVAFRTGGRIPVRFANIDRGTHGLASLYWYRPAELVGRDVLFFTEKPRLERELLLRFATVREEVPLVLSVDGREVRRVRFYRCGNLLHPEGAFTRLAS